One Methylocapsa sp. D3K7 DNA window includes the following coding sequences:
- a CDS encoding CBS domain-containing protein, with translation MIASDVMVHDIVTIGPEEDVSKAVKLLVDHDISALPVVDDERRVIGILSEADLLHRDKIGTEQHRAWWLEAVTPASVLALDYAKSHGRKVAEVMSEDVISADEDTPLSELANILEKNRIKRVPILKDGKLVGIVSRSNLIQALASAPSQPENDQLADRGIRSVILARLAEQSWTDFGERNIVVTNGVVNLWGLVGSPEEHKALLALAESVPGVREVSDEMIASYSL, from the coding sequence ATGATTGCCAGCGACGTGATGGTCCACGACATAGTGACGATTGGGCCTGAGGAGGACGTGTCGAAAGCTGTGAAGCTGCTGGTGGATCACGACATAAGCGCTCTTCCCGTCGTTGATGACGAACGGCGCGTCATAGGTATTCTCAGCGAAGCCGATCTGCTTCATCGCGACAAGATCGGAACCGAGCAGCATCGGGCATGGTGGCTCGAGGCGGTCACGCCCGCAAGCGTGCTTGCCTTGGATTATGCGAAATCGCATGGCCGCAAAGTGGCGGAAGTCATGTCGGAAGACGTTATCTCCGCCGATGAAGACACGCCGCTCTCCGAACTTGCGAATATTCTTGAGAAAAACCGGATCAAGCGTGTCCCGATTCTCAAGGATGGCAAGCTTGTTGGGATCGTAAGCCGTTCCAATCTCATCCAGGCGCTTGCGTCGGCGCCCTCCCAGCCTGAAAATGATCAGCTGGCGGACCGGGGGATCAGATCAGTAATCTTGGCGCGGCTGGCCGAGCAATCCTGGACCGACTTCGGCGAGCGCAATATCGTCGTGACAAATGGAGTCGTAAATCTTTGGGGTCTCGTTGGGTCCCCGGAAGAACATAAGGCGCTCCTCGCTCTCGCTGAAAGCGTGCCGGGTGTGCGTGAGGTGTCGGATGAAATGATCGCCTCCTATTCGCTTTAG